One Streptomyces sp. NBC_00102 DNA segment encodes these proteins:
- a CDS encoding DUF742 domain-containing protein: MPPVPRPRPGRDDSPDRLYTLTGGRSRTDSDAFDLVTLVVSECEPAPGMQSEHVAILRMCERPIAVVEIAAVLNLPVGIVRIMLGDMLDTGRISARHPRTARVADRLPDPDILEQVLVGLRNL, encoded by the coding sequence ATGCCCCCGGTGCCGCGCCCCCGCCCCGGTCGTGACGACTCCCCCGACCGGCTCTACACCCTCACCGGTGGCCGCAGCCGGACGGACTCCGACGCCTTCGACCTGGTGACGCTCGTCGTCTCCGAGTGCGAGCCGGCCCCCGGCATGCAGTCGGAGCACGTCGCGATCCTGCGGATGTGCGAGCGCCCCATAGCGGTGGTCGAGATCGCCGCGGTCCTGAACCTGCCGGTCGGCATCGTCCGCATCATGCTCGGCGACATGCTCGACACGGGCCGGATCAGCGCACGCCATCCCCGTACCGCCCGTGTCGCGGACCGGCTCCCCGACCCCGACATCCTGGAACAGGTGCTCGTTGGACTCCGCAACCTCTGA